From one Misgurnus anguillicaudatus chromosome 2, ASM2758022v2, whole genome shotgun sequence genomic stretch:
- the chmp5a gene encoding charged multivesicular body protein 5, giving the protein MNRIFGRSKQTPPPNLSDCIGNVDTRIESVDKKIARIDAELMKYKDQMKKMRDGPAKNTVKQKAMRVLKQKRLYEGQRDQLAQQSFNMEQANYTIQSLRDTKTTVEAMKIGAKEMKKAYKQVKMDQIEDLQDQLEDMMEEANEVQEAMSRSYGTPEIDEDELEAELDALGDELLLDDDSSYLDEASSAPSIPEGVPSDTKTNKDGVLVDEFGLPQIPAT; this is encoded by the exons ATGAACCGTATTTTCGGTCGTAGCAAGCAGACGCCTCCTCCTAACCTGTCAGACTGCATAGGCAAT GTGGACACGAGGATCGAGTCAGTCGATAAGAAAATCGCACGAATCGATGCGGAGCTAATGAAGTATAAGGACCAGATGAAAAAGATGAGGGATGGACCTGCAAAA AATACAGTAAAACAGAAGGCGATGAGAGTGCTGAAACAAAAGAGATT GTATGAGGGTCAAAGAGATCAGCTCGCCCAGCAGTCATTTAATATGGAACAAGCCAACTACACAATACAGTCTTTAAGAGACACAAAAACAACA GTTGAAGCAATGAAGATCGGAGCGAAGGAAATGAAGAAAGCATATAAACAAGTGAAGATGGATCAGATTGAA GATCTACAGGATCAACTGGAGGACATGATGGAAGAGGCCAATGAGGTACAGGAAGCTATGAGTCGCAGCTATGGCACACCAGAGATTGATGAGGATGAACTTGAAGCAG AATTAGATGCTCTTGGAGATGAGCTACTGCTGGATGATGACAGCTCTTATCTGGATGAAGCCTCATCAGCACCCTCCATTCCTGAAGGAGTGCCAAGTGACACTAAAACTAATAAG GATGGAGTTCTGGTTGATGAGTTTGGCCTACCACAGATCCCTGCAACATAA
- the oprk1 gene encoding kappa-type opioid receptor: MDSNVVQIFKEDKCPSAHPEKCLPNFTWQSVVSDMYNYSVNETWTSEQETMSPIIPIIAAVYSVVFVVGLVGNCLVMYVIIRYTKMKTATNIYIFNLAVADALVTTTMPFQSTDYLLNSWPFGKVVCKVFISIDYYNMFTSIFTLTMMSVDRYVAVCHPVKALDFRTPVKAKLINVLIWVLSSAAGIPAMVLGSTKTNNGTTECALQFPDPYIYWDTLMKICVFIFGFVAPLLIITVCYTLMVLRLKSVRLLSGSREKDRNLRRITRLVLVVVAVFVVCWTPIHIFILVKALATGVPETTAVMAAYFFCVALGYTNSSLNPILYAFLDENFKRCFRDFCCPGRTAGDGHGVSRVRSTLREHTCPAEGKGEGGHGRPV, encoded by the exons ATGGACAGCAACGTGGTGCAAATCTTTAAAGAGGACAAATGTCCCTCTGCTCACCCCGAAAAGTGTTTACCCAACTTCACGTGGCAGTCTGTCGTCTCGGACATGTATAACTATTCCGTGAATGAAACCTGGACGAGTGAACAGGAAACCATGTCTCCCATCATTCCCATTATCGCTGCTGTCTACTCTGTGGTGTTTGTTGTAGGACTCGTGGGAAACTGCCTTGTTATGTATGTCATCATCAG GTACACTAAAATGAAAACCGCCACCAACATTTACATCTTCAACCTGGCAGTGGCTGACGCTCTGGTAACCACCACCATGCCCTTTCAGAGCACCGATTACCTGCTCAACTCGTGGCCATTTGGAAAGGTGGTGTGCAAGGTTTTCATCTCCATCGattattataacatgttcaCAAGCATCTTCACCTTGACCATGATGAGTGTCGACCGCTATGTGGCGGTCTGTCACCCCGTGAAGGCTTTGGACTTTCGCACTCCGGTGAAAGCCAAGCTCATCAACGTCCTGATATGGGTCCTGTCCTCCGCTGCTGGGATCCCGGCAATGGTTCTTGGGAGCACTAAGACAAACAATG GCACTACAGAGTGTGCTTTGCAGTTTCCAGACCCATATATCTACTGGGATACACTGATGAAAATCTGCGTCTTCATCTTTGGCTTCGTGGCTCCTCTCCTCATCATCACCGTATGCTACACTCTCATGGTCCTGCGTCTGAAGAGCGTACGGCTGCTCTCAGGTTCGCGCGAGAAAGACCGCAACCTGAGACGCATCACCCGGCTGGTGCTGGTTGTGGTCGCCGTGTTTGTGGTCTGCTGGACACCCATACACATCTTCATCCTGGTCAAAGCTCTGGCGACCGGAGTGCCCGAGACCACCGCCGTCATGGCCGCCTACTTCTTCTGTGTGGCGTTGGGCTACACCAACAGCAGCCTTAACCCCATCCTGTATGCTTTCCTGGATGAGAACTTCAAGCGCTGCTTCCGGGACTTCTGCTGCCCGGGCCGGACTGCAGGGGACGGGCACGGGGTCAGCCGCGTGAGGAGCACGCTCCGTGAGCACACGTGCCCCGCGGAGGGCAAAGGTGAAGGAGGCCACGGAAGACCTGTATGA